AAGAAAACAGGGCCACGGCGGGGGTGTCTGGCTGGCTGAACAAGGCTGGCAATGTACAGGATTTTGCAGCAGCCGGCGCGACATCGCGAATCGGCCGTGCGGCTAGCCTGATGCGGCCCCGCTCGCGAGGTGCGGCGCGGCATGCGCACCTCGCGCCGGTGGGGTACGCGGTGCCCGCGAGGCCCGTGGCGCTACGAAGCGACGGCCATGACCACCGGCGTCGCAGCCGCAGCCGCCGGCTCCGCGTGTACGGTGTCTGCCGACGGTTCGTCGCGACGGGCGGCCTGCGGCAACAGGTGATTCACCGCGCGCTCGACCGCGTCGACGCCGATCGCGTCGACGGTCGCGCCGGCGCGCAGGATCACGTGCGGCACACCGAGCGGATGCCAGCGCAGATATTTCTCGGGACGGTCCTGGAACAGCGCGGCGACGGGCACGCCGAGCGCCGACCCGAGATGCACGGGGGCACTGTCGGCCGAGACGATCACATCGAGCAGGCTTGCCGCGGCCACCAGATCGGCGACCGACGACGGCGCAACATGGCGCGCACACACGTCGCGCCATGAGTCGTCCTCGGGAGCATGGCCCACGGCCGGGTCGCGGAACACGATCACGTCGGCATGCGGCGCGAGCCGCTCGGCGAGGTCGCGCCAACGATCGGCCGGCCAGCGGCGCTCGAGCGCCTTGTTCGTGACGAACAGCCCGACGCGCGGCTTCGTGCGCGCGCCGAGCAGCCGGTGCCACGCATCCTGCAGCGCGCGGTCGGGATGAACCGACAACGCGAGGCGGTCGACATCGGCGCGGCCGAGTTCGGGTACGAGCCGGAAACCCGACAACGCCTCGTGGCACATCGGCCGCTCGGCGACGTGCTCGGGCTTGCGATCGTCGAACTCGGTCCCGGCATCGTGCCAGCGGCAATCCTTCGCGCCGATCTGGCGCGCGAACTGCATGCTGCTGCGATGCATGCCGCCG
This region of Burkholderia contaminans genomic DNA includes:
- a CDS encoding glycosyltransferase family 9 protein; the protein is MANVNPTQRILVIRIDFLGDMLCTTAFLRALKERWPGAELHVVANRYNAAALAGNPDVDAIHTYVYSRQCERNDRPGRMRAFFDRLRLVRRLRRLRFDLVVVPNGGMHRSSMQFARQIGAKDCRWHDAGTEFDDRKPEHVAERPMCHEALSGFRLVPELGRADVDRLALSVHPDRALQDAWHRLLGARTKPRVGLFVTNKALERRWPADRWRDLAERLAPHADVIVFRDPAVGHAPEDDSWRDVCARHVAPSSVADLVAAASLLDVIVSADSAPVHLGSALGVPVAALFQDRPEKYLRWHPLGVPHVILRAGATVDAIGVDAVERAVNHLLPQAARRDEPSADTVHAEPAAAAATPVVMAVAS